One genomic region from Muriicola soli encodes:
- the murC gene encoding UDP-N-acetylmuramate--L-alanine ligase — MSKFNFHRVYFIGIGGIGMSALARYFTFLGKPVAGYDKTSSPLTLELEDLRIDIHYKDELTLIPEPFLNAEDTLVVYTPAVPKDLKEWIYFRDKGFTVKKRSEVLGIITNDTFCFAVAGTHGKTTTSSILAHLLKETGTPLTAFLGGISEDFNSNFVWEGNEFSVVEADEFDRSFLQLRPDVACITSMDADHLDIYGDEEALKKSFRDFAANLKPNGKLFVRNGLPVQGITYGIDDNSDYCIKNIKIEHGTYIFDLGTPETVLKGVKFNKPGRHNLLNGLVAFAMAIQAGPPLDRLAEALESFKGVRRRFSYKIKADNLIFIDDYAHHPTEIDAVFDAIKEMHPDTKILTVFQPHLYSRTRDFLNDFAKSLSRFDSILLLDIYPAREKPIPGVSSQQLLKLIQNPMKKLVAKQDLAKEIKAQKPQVLVTMGAGDIGLEVESLKQALEYEN, encoded by the coding sequence ATGAGTAAATTCAATTTTCATAGGGTTTACTTTATCGGAATAGGCGGTATCGGAATGTCTGCCTTGGCGCGCTATTTTACCTTTTTGGGGAAACCGGTTGCCGGCTATGACAAAACTTCATCACCGCTTACCCTGGAATTGGAAGATCTCAGAATTGATATCCATTATAAGGATGAATTGACCTTAATTCCTGAACCCTTCTTAAATGCTGAAGATACCCTTGTGGTTTATACTCCTGCGGTACCAAAGGACCTGAAAGAATGGATCTATTTTAGGGATAAGGGATTTACGGTAAAAAAGAGATCAGAAGTGCTGGGAATCATCACCAATGACACTTTCTGCTTTGCTGTCGCAGGTACCCACGGAAAAACTACAACTTCCAGTATTCTGGCACATCTTCTCAAAGAGACCGGAACCCCATTAACTGCTTTTCTAGGCGGTATATCAGAAGACTTCAATAGCAATTTTGTTTGGGAAGGCAATGAGTTTTCAGTAGTTGAAGCCGATGAATTTGACCGATCGTTTCTTCAGTTAAGACCCGACGTTGCCTGTATTACTTCTATGGATGCCGATCACCTCGATATCTACGGTGATGAAGAAGCTTTGAAAAAGTCCTTCAGGGATTTCGCTGCCAACCTTAAGCCCAACGGAAAGCTATTTGTCAGGAATGGGCTACCCGTGCAGGGAATCACCTATGGGATCGATGACAACTCGGACTATTGTATAAAAAATATTAAAATTGAACATGGCACCTACATTTTTGATTTGGGCACCCCCGAAACTGTGCTAAAAGGGGTGAAATTCAACAAACCCGGCAGACATAATCTGCTGAATGGTTTAGTGGCTTTCGCAATGGCGATTCAGGCCGGTCCCCCGCTGGATCGCCTTGCAGAAGCTTTGGAATCCTTTAAAGGTGTAAGGCGTAGATTTTCGTATAAGATCAAGGCAGACAATTTGATTTTCATCGATGACTACGCACATCATCCGACGGAAATAGATGCTGTTTTCGATGCGATCAAGGAAATGCATCCCGATACTAAAATCCTTACGGTTTTTCAGCCTCATCTGTATTCAAGAACACGAGATTTCTTAAACGACTTTGCAAAAAGTTTGTCAAGATTTGACAGTATCCTCTTGTTGGATATTTATCCGGCTCGTGAAAAACCTATTCCGGGAGTTAGCTCACAACAATTACTCAAACTCATTCAGAATCCTATGAAAAAGCTGGTTGCAAAACAGGATCTGGCTA